CCTTTTACTATCTCTTTGATGTCTCATATCTTAATATTTTAATTTTCTCAGTTATCTAAAAGTTCGCGGTAAAGTTCTGCCAACCGTTCGCGCAAATACAATACTGCATACCGTTTGCGCGAGAGCAGGGTATTTACACTGACCCCTGTTTCTTCGCTCATCTCTTTAAAAGATCTTCCTTCCAGTTCATGTTGTAAAAATACCTGCCGTTGTTCTGCCGGTAAATCATCTACTGCCTGCATGATGGCTTCAGACATGATTTTGCGCACCATGGGCGTATCAGCCTGTAAGGCGTCATCAGAAAGGATTTCGGGCAAAAAAAGCACTTCTTCGCCTTCTATTTCGCGGATGTAATCAGTGAAAGGTGTTTCCTTTTTCTTGCGGAACCAGTCGGTGATCCGGTTGCGGGTTACGGCAAACAGCCAGCCGGTGATAGAATCTATCTGACTGCCCAGCCGCAGGTATTCTGTAAACTGATACAGTACATCCTGTAAAATATCCTCTGCATCCGATGCATTATTTACCCGCTGCCTGATAAAGTGCAGTAAACGCTTACGTTCTTGCTTTACGGTTGCCTGTATGCGCTCGTTTTGCTCTTGGGCCATAATGCTGTTTGTGAGGAGCAACTGTTTCATCGTAATAAGGATGACGAAACAGGGATGCGGATATTTTATTTTTTTAAAAAAATATCTGGAGAGATCCTAAAACACCGGGAGAAGGGTTGTCAGCTCAGCTTTTGGCCATTACAATATATTTTTCTTTAAAGCTTTCTTCCGGGAAGATGTCGTAGATGTCCAGCAGTTTTGGCTTTACGCCACTATCGGAGATTTCCTGGGCGAGGTCGCCACCTTTCAGGCAGATCAGCCCCTTTTCGAATTTTTTGCCGGGTACAACAGATTTCTTCAGTACCGGCTTACTCCAGCGCCATAAATCGCCCAAAGGCGCCACTGCACGGGATACCACGATATCGAATTTACGGTTTTTGATCTCTTCCACGCGGCTGTGTGCAGTGGTCACGTTCTTTAATTGCAACGCTTCTGCCACGCCCTGCACTACTTTTATTTTTTTACCGATAGAATCTACGAGATGGAATTGTACTTCAGGAAAGAAAATGGCGAGTGGAATGCCGGGAAACCCACCACCGGTACCCAGGTCCAGTATCTGGGTGCCTGCCTGGAAATCGGCTATGGCAGCTATACTGAGCGAGTGTAAAACGTGTTTTTCATATAATGCCTCAATATCTTTGCGGGATATAACATTGATCTTTTCGTTCCACTCCTGGTATAAGTCCTTTAATGCCGTGAATTGTGCCAGCTGTACATCAGAGAAGTCGCTGAAATACTTTAAAATAATTTCCATGGCGCAAAAATAACCAAGATTAACCAGGATTAAAGGATTAATAAGATTTACCGGATGGGTGTTTTGTTGTCTGATTAAAAATTTATTTCATTATTAAGAAAGAAGAAGTCCTGCTTTGTTACGGCAGGACTTCTTTCTATAAAATCTTTAAAAAAATCAAACAACAAAACACCCATCCGGTAAATCTTATTAATCCTTTAATCCTGGTCAGTTACCACTTGTTCTTTGAGCGGAATAACAGTGCGGGCGTAAATATAATGTAGTACAGGAACATGAATATATCCATCAGCCAGCTGTACTTGAAAAGATCGCGTTCGTCCAGTTTGCGCATGGCGGCAAAATTGATGATGGTTTGTACCAGCAGCTTACCGCCAAAAATGGCTAATGCATACCAAAGGATGGGCGGTGGAAAGAACAGTGCCAGTATAAATGCCGGATAAAAGAGGAAATGTGTGAGCGAAAAGAGTCCCAGCACAAATTTGTGGATAAAACGGTAATGTTTGCCGGTAGACATATGCCGGGTCTTTTGCCGGAACCAGCTT
The Chitinophaga sp. MM2321 DNA segment above includes these coding regions:
- a CDS encoding RNA polymerase sigma factor — translated: MKQLLLTNSIMAQEQNERIQATVKQERKRLLHFIRQRVNNASDAEDILQDVLYQFTEYLRLGSQIDSITGWLFAVTRNRITDWFRKKKETPFTDYIREIEGEEVLFLPEILSDDALQADTPMVRKIMSEAIMQAVDDLPAEQRQVFLQHELEGRSFKEMSEETGVSVNTLLSRKRYAVLYLRERLAELYRELLDN
- the rsmG gene encoding 16S rRNA (guanine(527)-N(7))-methyltransferase RsmG; this encodes MEIILKYFSDFSDVQLAQFTALKDLYQEWNEKINVISRKDIEALYEKHVLHSLSIAAIADFQAGTQILDLGTGGGFPGIPLAIFFPEVQFHLVDSIGKKIKVVQGVAEALQLKNVTTAHSRVEEIKNRKFDIVVSRAVAPLGDLWRWSKPVLKKSVVPGKKFEKGLICLKGGDLAQEISDSGVKPKLLDIYDIFPEESFKEKYIVMAKS